A single region of the Streptomyces sp. AM 4-1-1 genome encodes:
- a CDS encoding SAV_6107 family HEPN domain-containing protein has protein sequence MASSSAAAAHRRRTGSPAPSLTGAAPSLTGPASDVHPVLRRTAAPPAALDLLAKARTGLDEAGALDVANERYATAHLAALHTAAAVLAARGRPESSRRRREVIRSVWDVLPEIAPELAEWSALFASGADRRARAEAGIPGAADSRAADDLLRDAAMFLRLVERLLMLQPVLPQPRAGRPDVG, from the coding sequence ATGGCCAGCTCGTCCGCGGCAGCCGCACACCGGCGTCGCACAGGCAGCCCTGCCCCCTCACTGACCGGCGCAGCCCCGTCACTCACCGGACCGGCGAGTGACGTCCACCCCGTCCTGCGGCGCACCGCCGCCCCGCCCGCCGCCCTCGATCTGCTCGCCAAGGCCCGCACCGGTCTGGACGAGGCCGGTGCGCTCGACGTGGCCAACGAGCGCTATGCCACCGCCCACCTCGCCGCGCTGCACACGGCGGCCGCCGTGCTCGCGGCCAGGGGCCGCCCCGAGTCCTCCCGGCGCCGCCGGGAGGTGATCCGCAGCGTCTGGGACGTCCTGCCCGAGATCGCCCCGGAACTCGCCGAATGGAGCGCCCTGTTCGCCTCCGGCGCCGACCGCAGGGCACGGGCGGAGGCCGGCATACCGGGCGCCGCCGACAGCCGCGCCGCCGACGACCTGCTGCGGGACGCGGCGATGTTCCTGCGTCTCGTCGAACGGCTGCTGATGCTTCAGCCGGTGCTCCCGCAGCCCAGGGCCGGGAGGCCGGACGTGGGATGA
- a CDS encoding ATP-binding cassette domain-containing protein, whose amino-acid sequence MDGPHGAAVIAEDFGLKGPRGWAFRHVRFDAEPGSLVAIEGPSGSGRTCLLLALTGRMRPGEGYAEVAGHRVPRRSAAVRRVCGLGPVPGVSELDPALTVAEHLRERALLQRRYGGALRAFLRPRAERSAETGSRVDGALAAAGLDLASLPKAERTSVRDLERLEALRLSVALALVDRPRLLAVDDTDLKLSDAERADAWALLRSIAADGTTVLAVCSQAPEDTITVRTREAATVPGAGDTDTPTGATATTVGDTDTTGKGTGHAFARTRRA is encoded by the coding sequence GTGGACGGTCCGCACGGTGCGGCGGTCATCGCCGAGGACTTCGGCCTCAAGGGCCCACGCGGCTGGGCCTTCCGGCACGTACGGTTCGACGCGGAGCCGGGTTCGCTGGTGGCGATCGAGGGACCGTCAGGTTCCGGCCGGACCTGCCTCCTGCTCGCTCTCACCGGCCGTATGCGTCCCGGCGAGGGATACGCCGAGGTCGCCGGACACCGCGTACCGCGCCGGTCGGCCGCCGTACGCCGCGTCTGCGGACTCGGCCCGGTCCCCGGTGTCAGCGAACTCGACCCCGCCCTCACGGTCGCCGAGCACCTGCGCGAGCGAGCCCTCCTCCAACGCCGTTACGGCGGCGCGCTGCGCGCCTTCCTCCGGCCGCGTGCCGAGCGCTCCGCCGAGACCGGCTCCCGTGTCGACGGCGCGCTGGCGGCCGCCGGACTCGACCTCGCCTCCCTGCCCAAGGCGGAGCGGACCTCCGTACGCGATCTGGAGCGGCTGGAGGCGTTGCGGCTCTCCGTGGCCCTCGCCCTCGTCGACCGCCCCCGGCTGCTCGCCGTGGACGACACCGACCTCAAGCTCTCCGACGCCGAGCGCGCCGACGCCTGGGCGCTGCTGCGCTCGATCGCGGCCGACGGAACGACGGTGCTCGCGGTGTGCAGCCAGGCCCCCGAGGACACGATCACCGTGCGGACCCGGGAAGCGGCGACGGTCCCCGGCGCCGGTGACACCGACACCCCCACCGGCGCCACCGCCACCACCGTC
- a CDS encoding methyltransferase — protein MSDPLRPRASLRTAVVWEVLKDALDRQVKATGRDALDVLDTGGGTGNFAVPVARLGHRVTVVDPSPNALFALERRAAEAGVADRVHGVQGDILGLFDVVERGGYDAVLCHGVLEYVDEPAEGVRNAVDALRPAGSLSLLAAGLGGAVLAKALAGHFAEARQALTDTAGRWGEGDPVPRRFTAEQLTQLVSAADIEVRAVHGVRVFADLVPGVLVDAEPGAMEALLKLEAAAAELPAFHSVATQLHVLGEKRA, from the coding sequence GTGTCGGACCCGCTGCGCCCCCGCGCCTCCCTCCGTACCGCCGTGGTCTGGGAGGTGCTGAAGGACGCCCTCGACCGTCAGGTCAAGGCGACCGGCAGGGACGCCCTGGACGTCCTGGACACCGGCGGCGGCACCGGCAACTTCGCGGTGCCGGTCGCCCGCCTCGGCCACCGCGTCACGGTCGTCGACCCCAGCCCCAACGCGCTCTTCGCGCTTGAGCGCCGCGCCGCGGAGGCCGGGGTCGCCGACCGTGTCCACGGTGTCCAGGGAGACATCCTGGGCCTCTTCGACGTGGTCGAGCGCGGGGGATACGACGCCGTGCTCTGCCACGGCGTCCTGGAGTACGTCGACGAACCGGCCGAGGGCGTGCGCAACGCCGTCGACGCGCTGCGCCCGGCCGGTTCGCTGAGCCTGCTGGCCGCCGGACTCGGCGGCGCCGTTCTCGCCAAGGCCCTCGCCGGGCACTTCGCCGAGGCCAGGCAGGCGCTCACCGACACGGCGGGCCGCTGGGGCGAGGGCGACCCGGTGCCCCGCCGCTTCACCGCCGAACAGCTCACCCAGCTGGTCTCGGCCGCGGACATCGAGGTCCGTGCGGTGCACGGGGTACGCGTCTTCGCCGATCTCGTCCCGGGTGTACTGGTCGACGCCGAACCCGGCGCCATGGAGGCGCTGCTGAAGCTGGAGGCCGCGGCCGCCGAGCTGCCCGCCTTCCACTCGGTGGCGACTCAGCTGCACGTTCTGGGCGAGAAGCGCGCATAA